A genomic window from Pocillopora verrucosa isolate sample1 chromosome 7, ASM3666991v2, whole genome shotgun sequence includes:
- the LOC131771934 gene encoding mucin-like protein isoform X2, with protein MASSLLRVALLLFTFLFRSSVGQIACSPPGESINATSGHISSPNFPNNYDANRICTWNITVPSGKIIKLTFLNFTLVAGENDDCAGAAADSARVFITNVASHGGNPNDFKICGQKLPPPVYSEGNFIQVRFESRTGPVNKGFNATFEAIDGDSLCPTDMILSETSGSFSSPFNPRNYPFNQTCSWKIIGKQGYRVELTIPDYNLQRCDGTACSCDYMEVQNSFSDEVLPGKLCGTPRKTPVKFYSLHESLRVLFVSDDANMDFDGFEATYKLLNYSPPICPKEAIPLSGSGKISSTNYPKSNYTASRNCTWNITAPADKIVKFTFTDFVLSECSANHCSDSCSYVELYDGGSTSSPLLGRFCQGSSWNETQLSSGNQMFVMFHPGQTVDRGFEAKYESTTTGGLSFFEQDCLDTHNNFRLLHAAVGPLTWNTELAEGARNWSQFLLQNRSLLHEVDVLDSKNLGENLGFVFTAPSQPICSNSRQTSCVLCSQIVTEWYNEISNYNFDTGAPINSSEPWLHFTQLIWRSTSELGMAVASSDGYHYFVARYSPRGNTGRFARNVPRLRPTEPPTTTALPSTTTGNPNSTSVPLPTTPACSLPNRRTPNQEEINNTISIVILNVTLQEWCRREDEFRLLLANFVTDFCNAQMGICANRSLPSDVDLINILPGFPVVNSPLELRFYVRLKAGVNQHVTIDREVLYAIFENFAQNISEVLGVEFTADGNFTNWGPWGQCSTSCGPGTQIRFRNCTNPPPINNGQDCEGPRNETRPCNLTSCPVNGNFSEWENWSACSLTCGRGVQIRYRSCTDPPPSHGGRDCIGSRMETRECELTFCVVDGNFTEWSPWTSCSLTCGNGTQSRYRNCTNPPPQNGGRDCEGPRNETRDCFDGPCPVDGNFTEWGDWGRCSKTCGNGTQIRVRNCTNPSPAYGGQDCMGPRNESRECYEVPCPVDGNYTEWTIWGPCNETCGNGSQTRYRSCINPPPSNGGRDCVGPSNETRDCFIEPCAPRLYPYGSLVGDTKLPSFNLFGSYCQQVNIPGQGLPFFVKQHNKVAICRNGLLRFITRTVINWPELFPGIRASGSNRFQRYFILAPFWSSISHYPFQISDMSQASQLFYQIYSKNILGDVSSNHAREIFDRVNKDVQKYQTSPSIPNFNASWVLKVTWERLYPSTYPTVNLTNTFQLVLATDGQHSFTLYNYAENGIQWASSTGSRLFSQNQSGLPVMGYNAGDQGNLRFFNIPGSGTVEADMVDERLGNTNQRGVWFFRLDVNPFLDLPAKKCYTWIQQQANIQVPAVRPCPCTLDQAVADKNFYVDYNQKIAGRSKLTTCAYSVPSPTSRWAQQCCYTEIPGSGNVLSIGPTEGGNPFLIGIRGLPIITDLEAHGYCCNASLCARYYELRPSDTCSRYSSRREALIWGDPHFVTLDNKIYTFNGLGEYTMITIDNVGFELQARTKKTSGRGLGTVFSAAAAKEANTAVVEGRINSQGDLEVFAAGNQQNIQAISEFGTLIQDSNITLIRGTSDSVSAVFPSGISITFSRISDALATTFNGPVRFVNRTKGLLGTWNDDPSDDFTTPYGTVLSADATPQQIHYDFGLKWQINASQSLFTYQAHESPATFIDLSYVPMFIDNITWTNDSFRRQAESVCGNNILCLFDAAVTVNCSFGMSTKKLEENNIQANNRLETFPPQIEGPQVINATLNETVELNITARHNISDSFVFTVKFFPDMEVVSNTSLGLVVRWRPTSVKKVEPVFIVTDSSNSSSELRPLIRLCPCQNGGNCVEDDDVQRQLDSGVRFIVLSCACPAGLTGKFCESDVDACVEFNDPCFPGVVCTNVPLSIDKNGYTCGPCPSGYHGDGAYCIDNDECVDHVSRCSQSCINTPGSYVCKCYPGYTLDKDGVSCNDINECMEANDCMQRCTNYPGGRNCSCFEGFQIDQADNTACIPMASCNVSKAGCQQVCVEEQGQPKCSCHKGYQLKEDNQTCTDIDECSTHRHRCSQNCHNNVGSYTCSCDAGYNLDSDYMTCSDIDECGLIDVVYCANSLEFCINTIGSFYCECQQGYQRVNNTCREIYLTTGEPLFTESPATKPSTTDRVPEDASNNAVVMTIRNTDISEWEDGISQLFEDIVAQVVVEYCQENENENCLHSKLSKR; from the exons ATGGCGTCAAGTTTGTTGAGAGTAGCCTTACTACTGTTCACATTTTTGTTTAGGAGTTCTGTGGGTCAAATTG cCTGCAGCCCTCCTGGAGAGTCTATTAATGCTACTAGTGGTCACATTTCCAGCCCCAATTTTCCCAACAACTATGACGCAAACAGGATTTGTACCTGGAATATCACGGTACCCAGCGGGAAAATCATCAAACTGACCTTCTTGAACTTTACCCTGGTAGCAGGTGAAAACGATGACTGTGCTGGAGCGGCAGCAGATAGTGCCCGAGTCTTTATCACAAACGTTGCCTCTCATGGGGGAAATCCTAACGACTTTAAGATCTGTGGTCAAAAGCTTCCCCCTCCTGTGTACTCCGAGGGAAATTTCATTCAAGTGAGATTTGAATCTCGCACCGGCCCTGTAAACAAAGGGTTCAATGCAACCTTTGAAGCGATAGATGGAGATTCAC TGTGCCCAACAGATATGATCCTCAGTGAAACATCAGGTTCTTTCTCCTCTCCCTTTAATCCAAGAAACTATCCATTCAACCAGACATGTAGCTGGAAGATTATAGGGAAACAAGGATACCGTGTTGAGCTGACAATACCAGACTATAATCTTCAACGTTGTGATGGCACTGCTTGCTCGTGTGATTATATGGAAGTTCAGAATAGCTTCAGTGATGAAGTGCTGCCTGGAAAACTATGTGGTACACCAAGGAAAActcctgtaaaattttattcattgcaCGAAAGCTTGAGGGTGCTGTTTGTGTCTGATGATGCAAACATGGATTTTGACGGATTTGAggcaacttacaagctgttgaactacagtcctccaa TTTGTCCCAAGGAAGCAATTCCTCTCTCAGGCAGCGGGAAAATAAGCAGCACAAACTACCCAAAGAGTAACTACACTGCGTCCAGAAATTGTACCTGGAACATTACCGCGCCAGCTGACAAAATTGTAAAGTTTACTTTTACTGATTTTGTCTTAAGTGAGTGTTCAGCCAATCATTGTTCGGATTCTTGTTCTTATGTGGAGCTTTATGATGGTGGGTCAACAAGTTCGCCTTTGCTGGGGCGATTTTGCCAGGGGTCGTCTTGGAATGAGACTCAGTTGTCGAGTGGAAAccaaatgtttgtgatgttccacCCTGGACAAACAGTTGATCGTGGATTTGAAGCAAAATATGAATCCACAACGACCGGTG GCTTGTCCTTCTTTGAGCAAGATTGTCTGGACACGCACAATAATTTTCGATTATTGCATGCAGCTGTTGGGCCTTTAACTTGGAATACAGAACTTGCTGAAGGGGCACGGAACTGGTCCCAGTTTCTTTTACAGAACCGATCTCTACTTCATGAGGTCGACGTCTTAGACAGCAAAAATCTTGGAGAAAACCTTGGCTTTGTTTTCACCGCCCCGTCACAACCCATTTGTAGCAATTCAAGGCAAACATCCTGTGTCCTCTGCagtcagattgtgacagaatGGTATAATGAGATTTCAAACTACAATTTCGACACGGGCGCGCCCATCAACTCATCTGAACCGTGGCTGCATTTTACACAGCTGATTTGGAGAAGTACATCTGAGCTGGGTATGGCGGTGGCTTCCAGCGATGGATACCATTATTTTGTAGCTCGGTATAGCCCACGAGGAAATACAGGAAGATTTGCTAGAAATGTGCCACGCCTGAGGCCGACAG AGCCACCGACTACAACAGCACTTCCATCTACAACCACTGGCAATCCAAATTCAACTTCAG TGCCATTACCAACAACACCAGCCTGTAGTTTACCAAACCGCAGGACACCCAACCAGGAGGAGATCAACAATACTATTTCCATAGTTATTTTGAATGTTACTCTTCAAGAG TGGTGCCGAAGAGAAGATGAATTTAGACTACTACTTGCCAATTTTGTCACTGACTTTTGCAATGCTCAGATGGGAATATGTGCCAACCG TTCTTTACCGTCTGACGTGGATCTCATAAACATACTTCCTGGATTTCCAGTTGTAAACAGCCCCCTAGAGCTAAGATTCTACGTACGTCTGAAGGCTGGTGTAAATCAGCACGTTACGATAGACAGAGAAGTCCTTTACGCGATATTCGAAAATTTTGCTCAAAACATAAGCGAAGTTCTGGGAGTAGAATTTACAG CCGATGGAAACTTTACAAACTGGGGTCCTTGGGGTCAATGCAGCACGTCTTGTGGGCCTGGAACTCAGATACGATTCAGGAACTGCACAAATCCACCACCGATCAACAATGGCCAAGATTGCGAGGGACCTAGGAACGAGACACGGCCATGCAACTTGACATCTTGCCCAG TCAATGGTAACTTCAGTGAATGGGAGAACTGGAGTGCGTGTTCTTTAACGTGCGGTCGAGGAGTACAGATACGTTACAGAAGCTGTACCGATCCTCCTCCGTCTCATGGTGGCCGAGACTGCATTGGGTCCAGGATGGAGACCAGGGAATGTGAACTAACATTTTGTGTGG TTGACGGCAACTTCACGGAGTGGTCACCTTGGACTTCCTGCAGCCTGACTTGTGGAAATGGAACCCAGAGTCGTTACAGAAACTGTACCAATCCTCCTCCACAAAACGGAGGAAGAGACTGCGAAGGACCTCGGAACGAGACTCGAGATTGCTTTGATGGACCATGTCCAG TTGATGGAAATTTCACCGAGTGGGGAGACTGGGGCAGATGCAGTAAGACTTGCGGAAATGGTACTCAGATTCGCGTGCGGAACTGTACCAATCCCTCACCGGCTTATGGTGGACAAGATTGCATGGGGCCGAGAAATGAATCGAGAGAATGCTACGAAGTACCATGCCCAG TTGACGGAAATTACACTGAATGGACAATATGGGGACCCTGCAATGAGACTTGCGGAAATGGATCTCAAACTCGGTACCGGTCCTGCATCAATCCGCCACCATCCAATGGTGGCCGTGACTGCGTGGGTCCGAGTAATGAGACTAGAGACTGTTTCATTGAGCCGTGTGCCC CTCGATTGTATCCGTATGGAAGCCTCGTTGGTGACACAAAACTGCCGTCGTTTAATCTGTTCGGATCTTACTGCCAACAGGTTAACATTCCTGGTCAGGGATTGCCATTCTTCGTCAAGCAGCACAACAAAGTTGCT ATTTGTCGAAATGGATTGTTACGCTTCATTACCCGAACCGTGATCAACTGGCCCGAACTGTTTCCAGGAATCCGAGCCTCTGGTTCTAACAGATTTCAGCGGTATTTTATCTTAGCGCCATTCTGGAGCTCTATCAGTCACTATCCTTTTCAAATCTCCGATATGAGCCAGGCGTCTCAGTTATTCTACCAAATCTACAGTAAGAACATTTTGGGTGATGTATCATCTAACCATGCAAGAGAGATCTTTGACCGAGTCAACAAAGACGTACAGAAATATCAAACAAGTCCCAGCATTCCAAATTTTAACGCGAGCTGGGTGTTGAAGGTGACCTGGGAACGACTGTATCCCAGTACCTATCCAACAGTTAACCTG ACGAACACGTTCCAGCTCGTACTTGCCACCGATGGGCAGCATTCCTTCACTTTGTATAattatgcagaaaatggaatTCAGTGGGCATCCTCCACAGGAAG ccgTTTATTTTCCCAGAATCAAAGTGGGCTTCCTGTGATGGGATATAACGCAGGAGACCAAGGAAATCTGCGCTTCTTCAATATACCTGG GTCAGGTACTGTGGAAGCTGACATGGTAGATGAGCGCCTTGGAAATACAAACCAAAGGGGAGTATGGTTTTTCCGTTTGGATGTGAATCCTTTCCTAGACTTGCCAGCCAAGAAATGTTATACATGGATCCAGCAGCAGGCGAATATCCAAGTGCCTGCGGTACGGCCATGTCCATGCACATTGGACCAAGCTGTAGCAGATAAAAACTTTTACGTGGATTACAACCAAAAGATCGCAGGTCGTAGTAAACTGACGACGTGTGCATACTCGGTGCCTAGTCCAACAAGCCGCTGGGCACAGCAGTGCTGCTACACGGAAATCCCTGGAAGTGGAAACGTTCTTTCCATCGGGCCAACAGAGGGGGGCAATCCGTTTTTAATTGGGATACGCGGCCTTCCGATCATCACAGACTTAGAAGCGCACGGATACTGCTGTAATGCGTCCCTGTGCGCTCGATACTATGAGTTGCGACCCTCAGATACTTGTTCCCGTTACAGCAGCAGGCGAGAAG CCCTTATATGGGGAGATCCTCATTTTGTCACTCTGGATAACAAAATCTACACATTCAATGGCCTTGGTGAATATACGATGATTACCATTGACAACGTGGGATTTGAGCTGCAGGCACGCACCAAGAAGACCAGCGGTAGGGGATTGGGAACAGTGTTTTCAGCAGCAGCTGCTAAGGAAGCCAACACGGCTGTAGTGGAAGGGCGAATAAATAGCCAAG GTGACCTTGAGGTTTTCGCGGCAGGAAACCAGCAAAATATCCAAGCTATTTCAGAGTTTGGAACGCTGATTCAAGACTCAAATATTACGCTGATCAGAGGGACTTCTGACTCAGTCTCAGCTGTCTTTCCATCCGGGATCTCAATCACCTTCTCCCGGATTTCGGACGCCTTAGCCACCACATTCAATGGGCCGGTCAGGTTTGTGAACCGCACTAAGGGACTCTTGGGGACGTGGAATGATGATCCTTCAGATGATTTCACGACTCCTTACGGCACAGTGCTATCAGCTGATGCGACACCCCAACAAATACACTACGACTTCGGGTTAAAAT GGCAAATAAACGCCTCCCAATCGCTGTTTACATACCAAGCTCACGAAAGCCCTGCGACCTTCATAGATCTCAGCTACGTGCCAATGTTCATTGACAACATCACATGGACAAATGATTCCTTCAGACGACAGGCAGAGAGTGTCTGTGGCAACAACATCCTATGTTTATTTGATGCAGCCGTGACTGTTAACTGTTCTTTTGGAATGTCAACAAAAAAGCTGGAGGAAAATAATATTCAAGCAAACAACAGGCTGG AAACTTTCCCACCACAAATTGAAGGACCACAAGTTATAAACGCTACTCTGAACGAAACAGTTGAGTTGAACATCACAGCTCGCCACAACATCAGCGACTCGTTTGTGTTTACCGTCAAATTTTTCCCAGACATGGAAGTCGTCTCGAATACCTCGCTGGGTCTGGTCGTTCGATGGCGGCCTACATCCGTAAAGAAG GTAGAGCCTGTGTTTATCGTTACTGACAGCAGTAACTCGTCATCAGAGCTCCGCCCTCTGATTCGACTTTGCCCGTGCCAAAATGGCGGCAATTGTGTGGAGGACGACGATGTTCAGCGGCAGCTGGACAGCGGTGTAAGATTCATCGTTTTATCATGCGCCTGTCCCGCAGGACTCACAGGAAAGTTTTGTGAAAGTGATGTTGACGCTTGCGTAGAGTTCAATGATCCCTGTTTTCCTGGAGTTGTCTGCACTAATGTTCCGTTATCTATCGATAAAAATGGATACACGTGTGGTCCATGTCCAAGCGGTTACCATGGTGATGGAGCTTACTGCATCG ATAATGACGAGTGTGTGGATCACGTGAGCAGGTGCAGCCAATCATGCATTAATACTCCGGGTTCATATGTGTGCAAATGCTATCCAGGATATACACTCGACAAAGACGGCGTCAGTTGTAATG ATATCAATGAGTGCATGGAAGCCAATGACTGTATGCAGCGATGTACTAACTATCCCGGTGGGCGGAACTGCTCTTGCTTCGAGGGATTCCAGATCGACCAGGCTGATAATACAGCGTGTATAC CAATGGCAAGCTGTAATGTTTCGAAAGCAGGCTGCCAGCAGGTTTGTGTGGAGGAACAAGGACAGCCAAAGTGTTCGTGTCACAAGGGTTATCAACTCAAAGAAGACAATCAAACATGCACTG ATATTGATGAGTGTAGCACACATAGACACCGATGTTCACAAAACTGTCACAACAATGTGGGGAGTTACACTTGCTCTTGTGATGCGGGTTACAACCTGGACTCAGACTACATGACGTGCAGTG atatcgacgaatgtgGTTTGATAGATGTGGTGTACTGCGCTAATTCCTTGGAGTTTTGTATTAACACCATAGGATCATTCTATTGTGAATGTCAGCAGGGATACCAACGTGTGAACAACACTTGCAGAG aaatctaTCTAACCACAGGGGAACCACTTTTCACAGAAAGCCCAGCCACGAAACCTAGCACAACTGATCGGGTCCCAGAGGATGCCTCTAATAATGCTGTTGTTATGACAATAAGAAATACAGATATATCGGAG TGGGAAGATGGAATTTCTCAGTTGTTTGAAGATATCGTTGCCCAGGTTGTGGTCGAGTATTGTCAAGAGAATGAGAACGAAAACTGCCTTCATTCTAAACTGAGTAAAAGGTAA